In a single window of the Leptolyngbya ohadii IS1 genome:
- a CDS encoding calcium-binding protein codes for MAVVFGTNNSEFVFGTNDNDELYGQGGNDILRGFAGNDFMSGGVGFDTVDYSGLGRAVTILPGGVISKNGLGTDRLDFSVERIVGAVGQANTIDGAIGRGFASFNIDLSANRLTVNNLPGVGSVTFTVGNFVNARGTVNRDTITGNSRANFIDGFSGDDVLTGSGGNDSLVGGAGIDILNGTSSTFRGNREIDGLRGDAGADGFVLGDRSGSYYRNGGFSDYAIISDFSSNDLIQLGAGDVYQAQRDGAGFDLFVVRSGVRDLIADVRTTSFIGLPSGTFRVASGQTFGNFFGA; via the coding sequence ATGGCAGTTGTATTTGGCACGAATAATTCTGAGTTTGTTTTTGGTACGAATGATAACGATGAACTGTATGGGCAGGGGGGCAATGATATTCTGCGCGGCTTTGCAGGCAACGATTTTATGTCGGGCGGTGTGGGGTTTGATACGGTGGACTATAGCGGTTTGGGTCGGGCTGTCACCATTCTGCCGGGGGGAGTCATTAGCAAGAATGGCTTGGGAACCGATCGCCTCGACTTCTCGGTAGAACGGATTGTGGGCGCAGTGGGACAGGCAAATACGATCGATGGGGCGATCGGTCGAGGGTTTGCATCGTTCAATATTGACCTGAGTGCGAATCGGCTGACGGTGAATAATTTGCCGGGGGTGGGCAGCGTCACCTTTACGGTCGGGAATTTCGTGAATGCGCGAGGCACGGTGAATCGGGATACGATTACGGGCAACAGCAGAGCCAATTTTATTGACGGTTTCAGCGGTGACGATGTTTTGACGGGGAGCGGCGGCAATGACTCTCTCGTAGGCGGTGCAGGGATTGATATCCTTAATGGCACAAGTAGCACCTTCCGGGGCAATCGCGAAATCGATGGGCTGCGGGGCGATGCGGGCGCAGATGGATTTGTTCTGGGCGATCGCAGCGGTTCCTACTATCGCAACGGCGGCTTCAGTGACTATGCCATCATCAGCGACTTTAGCTCAAATGATCTGATTCAGCTTGGCGCAGGCGATGTGTATCAGGCGCAGCGGGACGGAGCGGGATTTGATTTGTTTGTGGTTCGCAGTGGCGTTCGTGATCTGATTGCCGATGTTCGCACGACCTCATTTATTGGATTGCCGTCTGGCACATTCCGAGTAGCATCGGGGCAAACGTTTGGCAATTTCTTTGGAGCGTAG
- a CDS encoding CHAT domain-containing tetratricopeptide repeat protein has translation MQDTERAIYPVQLTPKPQQKRSSIALFVNLCALACSTLFFLATVQAFWFSVALAQTVTDEDNQGLTPPAGATVSQTNVDRDALLEEVQQLEQEYELLYSSNGTGITILSGSDEAVDLAERILEIYRQILPANLNHEFPGGSNVVRGWNPEDVLTFAKALDRLAKEYIIRAVRANNDFLYKHAVSIYEELWSFLSTQTSGLSIQTGVSVAEYAEAIAGIYHSNGFIFAWLNKHDVAELWYDKAEFWYRDLIFHQTIQGLPIQDDYALDYLVRRYTSRGAYEVAHLLLNEVLEHNRKVLKNDDPELADTLGNIAHFYRANGQTTQAIELYEESLEILRRSQATGKFQVDGSTIANFLNNLAVVLQDVGRYGEIEELLEEAVSLLRQEELTDSNKPIYANLLNSLANHYRLQERLDEALPLFQESLELNRQQPITLNNLALLYWGQGRYDQAEELLQEALSLVREQGGSSTAFPQQELIVILKNLARLYIYQKRSTEAEPLLVEVYEKLQSYPHVHSNFISFFYIASELYIQQENISEGIDLRSYSSEIQEQNIRQILAAGNEEQRRDYLSKLPINISSAVSFHLNRFPDELQAAQLAFTAVLRQKGRLLDASADTLQILCHHLQYIPDIYQLCDKLRRVRTQISNHSYANQRGEVPNETSAGLEQLKAEEQQLEASLGEWLATLERPEVPDLFQRICSTVRVDLQGRFLSEIPTFTQDQCQDQQTGVEKLQEEQRSRVEAIRSQQQIATIDNVQRQIPDDTALVELVYYQPFEDAGFEVGWRPRYVAYILHPQGDPQWVDLGDAATIDRLVNQFRDSLRTRDPDIKEIARELDAKVMQPVRSLLGNSKHILLSPDGQLNLIPFAALVDESDRYLVENYTITYLTSGRDLLKLQNDVPSRQPPVILANPDYTNPGNPNPVAIATTNSRPSDQVASTRSSNQRSMDLTTLKFDLLPGTDLEQQAIAPLLPNATVLTGAQATENVVKQLQAPSILHIATHGFFLQDIACVPILNSRGGDAAIGVRPLNNGEPCVPTPQNTENPLMRSGLALAGFNPRQSGDQDGVLTAAEVAGLNLYGTKLVVLSACETGLGNVANGEGVYGLRRSFVMAGAESQMMSLWKVDDYGTSSLMSRYYQKLRDRTGRSEALQQVQLEMLQSGNYQHPYYWAGFIFSGDWTAIEDL, from the coding sequence ATGCAGGACACCGAGCGCGCCATTTACCCAGTTCAGCTAACTCCTAAACCCCAACAAAAGAGGAGTTCGATTGCCCTGTTTGTCAATCTTTGCGCTCTAGCTTGTTCAACCCTATTTTTTCTTGCAACAGTACAAGCATTCTGGTTTTCAGTTGCATTAGCTCAGACTGTAACTGATGAAGACAATCAAGGGCTAACCCCTCCCGCAGGAGCTACTGTAAGCCAAACGAACGTAGATCGTGATGCGCTTCTAGAGGAAGTTCAGCAGTTGGAGCAAGAGTATGAATTACTTTACTCCTCGAATGGTACAGGAATAACGATTCTGTCTGGAAGTGATGAAGCTGTTGATTTAGCAGAGAGAATTTTAGAAATTTATCGGCAAATTCTGCCTGCCAATCTAAATCACGAGTTTCCTGGAGGCTCTAATGTGGTGAGGGGCTGGAATCCAGAAGATGTCCTCACTTTTGCTAAGGCTCTCGATCGTCTTGCCAAAGAATATATAATTCGAGCGGTACGTGCTAATAATGATTTTTTGTATAAACACGCTGTATCTATTTATGAAGAATTATGGAGTTTTCTATCTACACAGACATCAGGTCTATCTATACAGACAGGGGTTTCTGTTGCTGAATACGCGGAAGCAATTGCTGGTATATATCATAGTAATGGATTTATTTTTGCTTGGCTTAATAAGCATGATGTAGCAGAACTTTGGTATGACAAGGCAGAATTTTGGTATAGAGATCTCATATTTCACCAAACAATTCAAGGTTTACCTATTCAAGATGATTATGCCCTTGATTATCTAGTTAGACGTTATACAAGTAGAGGAGCATATGAAGTAGCTCATTTACTTCTTAATGAAGTTTTAGAGCACAATCGAAAAGTTTTGAAAAATGACGATCCTGAGCTAGCTGATACATTAGGAAATATTGCCCATTTCTATCGAGCAAATGGACAAACTACTCAGGCGATTGAACTGTATGAAGAGAGCCTAGAAATTCTTAGGCGATCGCAGGCTACTGGTAAATTTCAGGTCGATGGATCAACAATTGCAAACTTCCTGAACAATCTTGCAGTTGTACTTCAAGATGTGGGGCGGTATGGAGAAATAGAAGAGTTATTAGAAGAAGCAGTAAGCTTACTACGACAAGAAGAACTAACCGATAGCAACAAACCTATTTATGCCAATCTCTTAAACAGCTTAGCAAACCATTACAGGCTGCAAGAGCGGTTAGATGAGGCTCTGCCTTTGTTTCAAGAGTCTCTAGAACTGAATCGTCAGCAACCGATTACTCTAAATAATTTAGCTCTTCTCTATTGGGGACAGGGACGATATGACCAGGCAGAAGAACTGTTACAAGAAGCCTTGTCTCTTGTACGAGAACAAGGAGGATCTTCAACTGCGTTTCCTCAACAAGAGCTTATTGTTATCTTGAAAAACTTAGCAAGATTATATATCTATCAAAAACGCTCTACAGAGGCAGAGCCACTGTTAGTAGAAGTTTATGAGAAGCTTCAATCCTACCCCCATGTCCACTCAAATTTTATTTCCTTCTTTTATATTGCTTCTGAACTGTATATTCAGCAAGAAAATATTTCTGAAGGCATCGATTTAAGGAGTTATAGTAGTGAAATTCAAGAGCAAAATATAAGACAAATCTTGGCAGCTGGAAACGAAGAACAACGACGGGATTATTTGTCTAAACTTCCTATCAATATTTCATCTGCTGTTTCTTTTCATCTGAATCGCTTCCCTGATGAGCTGCAAGCAGCTCAGTTAGCATTTACAGCCGTTCTAAGACAGAAGGGACGATTGCTTGATGCATCGGCTGATACGTTACAAATCCTCTGCCACCATCTACAGTATATTCCAGATATATACCAATTATGCGATAAATTGCGCCGTGTCCGGACGCAAATCAGCAATCACTCATATGCTAATCAGCGGGGAGAAGTACCTAATGAAACTTCAGCCGGCTTGGAGCAATTAAAAGCAGAGGAGCAACAACTAGAGGCATCGCTTGGTGAATGGCTAGCGACACTTGAGCGACCAGAAGTTCCAGACTTATTCCAGCGTATCTGCTCAACAGTGAGGGTTGATTTGCAAGGACGATTTCTCTCTGAAATCCCCACATTTACACAGGATCAATGTCAAGATCAACAAACTGGAGTGGAAAAGCTTCAAGAAGAGCAACGCAGCCGTGTTGAAGCAATTCGATCTCAACAGCAAATTGCGACTATAGACAATGTTCAACGCCAAATTCCTGATGATACTGCCCTTGTAGAACTGGTTTATTATCAGCCCTTTGAGGATGCTGGATTTGAAGTAGGTTGGAGACCTCGCTATGTGGCATATATTTTACATCCTCAGGGTGATCCTCAATGGGTAGATCTAGGCGACGCAGCCACAATCGATCGCCTCGTCAACCAATTCCGCGACTCCCTCAGAACAAGAGATCCAGACATCAAAGAAATTGCCCGTGAACTGGATGCGAAAGTGATGCAGCCCGTTCGATCGCTTCTGGGCAACAGCAAACATATTTTGCTTTCTCCCGATGGTCAACTGAATCTGATTCCCTTTGCGGCGCTGGTGGATGAAAGCGATCGCTATCTGGTGGAGAACTACACCATTACCTATCTCACCTCTGGGCGGGACTTGCTGAAGCTGCAAAACGATGTCCCCAGCCGTCAACCGCCCGTCATTCTCGCCAATCCTGATTACACCAATCCGGGTAATCCGAATCCAGTCGCCATCGCCACAACCAATTCCCGTCCCTCTGATCAGGTGGCTTCGACGCGATCGAGCAATCAGCGATCGATGGATCTGACGACGCTCAAATTCGATCTGCTTCCCGGCACAGACTTAGAGCAGCAGGCGATCGCCCCCCTTCTCCCCAATGCCACCGTCCTCACCGGAGCGCAAGCCACTGAAAACGTCGTCAAACAGCTTCAGGCTCCCAGCATTCTGCACATTGCCACCCACGGCTTTTTCCTGCAAGACATTGCCTGTGTGCCAATCCTCAACAGTCGAGGCGGAGATGCCGCGATCGGTGTCCGTCCCCTCAACAACGGCGAACCCTGCGTCCCCACTCCTCAAAACACAGAAAATCCCCTCATGCGATCGGGCTTAGCGTTGGCTGGCTTCAATCCGCGTCAAAGCGGCGATCAGGATGGGGTATTAACGGCTGCGGAAGTGGCAGGGCTGAACCTGTACGGCACAAAGCTTGTCGTGCTGTCCGCCTGCGAAACGGGATTGGGCAACGTGGCAAACGGGGAAGGCGTGTATGGCTTACGGCGATCGTTTGTGATGGCAGGGGCAGAGAGCCAGATGATGAGCCTCTGGAAAGTCGATGACTACGGCACGAGCAGCCTGATGAGCCGCTATTACCAAAAACTCCGCGATCGCACCGGACGTAGTGAGGCACTCCAGCAAGTCCAGCTTGAAATGTTGCAATCCGGCAACTATCAACATCCCTACTACTGGGCAGGCTTCATCTTCTCCGGCGACTGGACAGCAATCGAAGACCTGTAG
- a CDS encoding tetratricopeptide repeat protein, translated as MPCHRWTLVSLVTVLSLLTPVAPVHTEELTEELTEASAETVNRRTADINALLQQGRQQIYTSRLQPALETFQRSIALARQLGDRRSEAAGLLGTAEAYVWLGMPQKTQEFAQQALAIYQELDDRAGTAEALHWIGNSQLEQQQIEAAIETLQQSLTLRREVGDRQGEGWTLGLIGVTQIYQQQATLALETLQQAIAILREPVRSPLEQLQQQYRQSVLLASMGLAYQANQQPQQAAEALQQGLSLSQTIDNRAVQSLIYRLMGGQAAAQNQAEAAIAHLQQSLTLIEGIGNRSRQGQIWFALGQLYGRQERPDQAIVAYQKAAEIFQETGNLVAAVDALINLGKLYGTQQQFDRANQTFQQALTIAQQSRQPALEMNIQFVWGLEYVGQGQRLYQRGEYSQAVQAFDQAVAPLQRSRVSAGNLNNAEIEQGAIGRIVNAYRGKGYALAQQQQIAEAVAAFQQSLAVVQENRDRLAPEQVLKYEFEAWQLIGNVYSTDGQPTEAIVALQRSLQLVEQINQPADQFNILRLLAANYNRLGEFQQALTFNQQALTLVRQKLSDKPDVEIGALNALGQTYDNLGQYDRALESYQQALSIARRINDSDSQQTLLNNIGVTYLSQGRYNQALEPLQQALSLSQTALKQLEEEGQAAVTRLCGESFFATITGLQECRQIHQYDAASTLGNLGSLYGQTGRIPEAVETFQQGLEIARELGDRFRETSLLNSIGNLYVRINDYEKGLAHFQQALPLARETGNRPSQVTLLNNIGQIYSQQGQYDRAIEYFQQSLTLAREINAPDDAATALNNMGVVYQSQGNYKQALETYEQVLAIRRQLGINIVTDLNNIGSVYLNINQYDRAKEYYEQALELARANDDRPSQAVLLGNLGRVYQDLSEYQTALEYFEQSLTLRRTVQDRDGEGMTLSNIGSIYASLAQYPEALAYYEQALKIAQDIGDRASEGRTLSNMGIVYNNLGQNLRALELYEKALVLAREIGDRSQEATMLINMGAVYSKLAQYPKAIESSQQALEVAGAIGIRLTEGIALNNLGDIYQNLSDYPKALEYYQQSLQIHQAIGSREGVGVTLNNIANVYMLTGDYPRSLDYAQRSLALAEELRTRSQQTYVLNNIGRIYDQQGQYPRALEYYRRSLALSQEIQEPSIEASVLNNIAAVYESQGNLNLALTTYQQGLEITQRLGESIGSDLNNIAAIYTSQGRYSEALAQYQQALEIARTTQERNLEAVILSNLALLYDYQTDYPKAFELYQQALTIRQAIGSRSGEISDLTGIGWLHYNLGQYDKALELYQQALQVSREIGRRSSEMNILGAIAAVYRQQENLPKALETYQQALSIAREMGAVAAETALLQAIGRVYEQQGKPQEAIALLERALKTQQEIGVLPNQGATLNALGLAYARQGKIEQAIEALQQSLVIARQIENPTAEAQTLADLGQILSQRNQPELAIVFYKQSVNITEEIRGRLRTLPRDQQQSYVETMSDRYRQLADLLLQENRVLEAQRVLDLLKVQELDDYLQDVQRSGETESGVDYWRPEQRILELYQTAVRDGEELARLQEKARSSQLTPEEQKRLTELNDRQGDILNSFYEFIDSSEVQTAIQQLQQTARGQGIELEQLQALQENLRNLNQNAVLLYPLILEDRLELVLVTPNAPPMRQPVEVSAIELNRLIVQMGQALKDPTSNIQPIAQQLYRYLIEPIESQLQAANARTIIYAPDGALRYLPLTALHDGNKWLAERFAVTHITAASLTDFDAQPTYRQTNAFSILAAACVQCSFTFPVGDRSFQFRDLPYAGTEVETLAATVPGTEVVLNQAFNPSIVPQMRLFPIVHLATHAAFVQGQPDESFIVLGDGQRMTTRDIRRWNITNTDLVVLSACETAVGEAELGSGIEILGFGYQMQRAGARAAIASLWQVSDGGTQVLMNAFYTALQNGKTKAEALQLAQQAMITGNLTAIGEARGTIEVRDIRTGLPPAVSDRLSHPYYWSPFILIGNGL; from the coding sequence ATGCCTTGCCACCGCTGGACACTCGTTAGCCTGGTCACGGTTCTCAGTCTCCTTACGCCTGTTGCCCCCGTTCACACCGAGGAATTAACCGAGGAATTAACAGAAGCTTCTGCTGAAACAGTCAATCGCCGTACCGCAGACATTAACGCACTGCTCCAGCAAGGTCGGCAGCAGATTTATACGAGCCGACTTCAGCCAGCCCTGGAAACCTTTCAGCGATCGATCGCTCTGGCGCGACAGTTAGGCGATCGGAGGTCAGAGGCAGCGGGACTGTTAGGCACAGCAGAGGCTTATGTATGGCTGGGAATGCCGCAAAAGACGCAGGAATTCGCGCAGCAGGCACTCGCTATCTATCAGGAACTAGACGACCGAGCGGGGACAGCGGAGGCACTGCACTGGATTGGCAACAGCCAGCTTGAACAGCAGCAAATCGAAGCTGCGATCGAAACCTTACAGCAGTCGCTCACTTTGCGGCGGGAAGTGGGGGATCGTCAGGGGGAAGGCTGGACGCTGGGATTAATTGGCGTGACGCAGATTTATCAGCAGCAGGCAACTCTGGCACTGGAGACGCTGCAACAGGCGATCGCCATTCTGCGGGAACCCGTTCGCTCACCGCTGGAGCAACTGCAACAGCAGTACCGTCAGAGCGTTCTTCTTGCCTCAATGGGACTTGCCTATCAAGCCAATCAACAGCCGCAGCAGGCAGCAGAGGCACTTCAGCAGGGGCTTAGCCTGAGTCAGACGATCGACAATCGTGCAGTGCAATCCCTGATCTACAGGCTGATGGGCGGACAGGCAGCGGCACAGAATCAAGCAGAGGCAGCGATCGCCCATTTGCAGCAATCCCTAACGCTAATCGAGGGAATCGGTAATCGCTCCAGGCAGGGACAAATTTGGTTTGCGCTGGGGCAACTCTACGGCAGGCAGGAACGTCCCGATCAGGCGATCGTCGCTTATCAAAAAGCAGCGGAGATCTTTCAGGAAACCGGGAACTTAGTCGCTGCCGTTGACGCACTAATCAATCTGGGCAAGCTGTATGGAACTCAGCAGCAGTTCGATCGGGCAAACCAGACCTTTCAGCAAGCCCTGACGATCGCCCAGCAGAGCCGCCAACCTGCGCTAGAGATGAATATCCAGTTCGTCTGGGGTTTGGAATATGTTGGGCAGGGGCAACGGTTGTATCAGCGGGGCGAGTATTCCCAGGCAGTTCAAGCCTTTGATCAGGCTGTAGCACCCCTGCAACGATCGCGTGTCTCAGCAGGAAATTTGAATAATGCAGAGATTGAGCAGGGAGCGATCGGTCGAATAGTTAACGCCTATCGCGGCAAAGGGTATGCTCTGGCTCAACAGCAGCAGATCGCTGAAGCCGTCGCTGCCTTTCAGCAAAGTTTAGCCGTGGTGCAGGAAAACCGCGATCGTTTAGCACCAGAGCAAGTTCTCAAGTATGAGTTTGAAGCCTGGCAGCTAATTGGCAACGTTTATTCCACAGATGGACAGCCAACGGAAGCGATCGTTGCTCTCCAGCGAAGTCTACAGCTTGTGGAGCAGATCAATCAGCCAGCGGATCAGTTCAACATCCTGCGACTGCTGGCGGCAAACTACAACCGTCTGGGCGAGTTTCAGCAGGCATTGACGTTTAACCAACAGGCTTTAACGCTGGTACGGCAGAAGCTGAGCGACAAACCTGACGTTGAGATCGGGGCACTCAACGCTCTGGGACAAACCTACGACAATCTGGGACAGTATGACCGGGCACTGGAATCTTATCAGCAGGCACTCTCGATCGCCCGTCGCATCAATGACAGCGACAGTCAGCAAACTTTGCTAAACAACATCGGTGTGACTTACCTGTCGCAGGGTCGGTATAATCAGGCACTGGAGCCATTACAGCAGGCGTTAAGTCTGAGTCAAACAGCCCTTAAACAGCTTGAGGAGGAAGGTCAGGCTGCTGTGACTAGACTCTGCGGCGAATCGTTTTTTGCTACGATTACCGGATTGCAAGAGTGCCGACAAATTCATCAGTACGACGCAGCTTCAACGCTCGGTAATCTAGGGAGCCTGTATGGGCAGACCGGACGCATCCCGGAAGCAGTGGAGACGTTCCAACAGGGACTTGAGATTGCGCGAGAACTGGGCGATCGATTCAGGGAAACTAGCCTGTTAAATAGTATTGGCAATCTGTACGTCCGCATTAATGACTATGAGAAAGGATTAGCGCACTTCCAGCAGGCACTTCCCCTCGCCAGAGAAACGGGCAATCGTCCGTCGCAGGTAACGCTTCTGAATAACATCGGTCAGATTTACAGTCAGCAGGGACAGTATGACAGAGCGATCGAATATTTTCAGCAAAGTCTGACGCTGGCAAGGGAAATTAATGCCCCTGATGATGCCGCCACTGCATTAAATAATATGGGTGTGGTTTATCAGTCTCAGGGCAATTACAAACAGGCATTAGAAACCTATGAGCAGGTTTTGGCGATTCGTCGGCAACTGGGAATTAACATTGTCACCGATCTAAATAATATTGGCAGCGTTTATTTGAATATCAATCAGTACGATAGAGCAAAAGAATACTACGAACAGGCACTTGAACTTGCTAGAGCGAACGACGATCGCCCCTCACAGGCAGTACTGCTGGGAAATCTGGGGCGAGTTTATCAGGACTTATCAGAGTATCAAACAGCACTGGAGTATTTTGAACAGTCGTTGACGCTGCGGCGAACGGTGCAGGATCGAGACGGGGAAGGCATGACGTTAAGCAACATTGGCAGCATTTATGCTTCCCTGGCGCAGTATCCCGAAGCACTGGCGTATTACGAGCAAGCCCTCAAAATTGCCCAGGACATTGGCGATCGTGCCAGCGAAGGCAGAACGCTGAGCAACATGGGCATTGTCTATAACAACCTGGGACAGAATCTTAGGGCACTGGAACTCTACGAAAAAGCCTTAGTTCTGGCGCGTGAAATTGGCGATCGTTCCCAGGAAGCCACAATGCTGATTAACATGGGTGCAGTTTACTCCAAATTAGCGCAGTATCCCAAAGCGATCGAGTCCTCGCAGCAGGCACTAGAAGTCGCCGGAGCAATCGGGATTCGCTTGACTGAAGGCATTGCGCTCAACAATTTGGGGGACATCTACCAGAATCTGTCCGATTACCCGAAGGCACTGGAATATTATCAGCAATCGCTGCAAATTCATCAGGCGATCGGCAGTCGGGAGGGTGTGGGAGTGACGCTGAACAATATCGCCAATGTTTATATGCTGACAGGCGACTATCCCCGATCGCTAGACTACGCACAACGATCGCTGGCTCTGGCGGAAGAACTGAGAACCCGTTCCCAGCAAACCTATGTTCTCAATAACATTGGCAGAATTTACGATCAGCAGGGGCAATATCCCAGAGCATTGGAATACTACAGGCGATCGCTGGCTCTGTCGCAGGAAATTCAGGAGCCGTCGATCGAGGCATCCGTTTTGAACAACATTGCTGCCGTTTACGAGTCGCAGGGAAATCTCAATCTCGCGCTCACGACCTATCAGCAGGGTTTAGAAATCACTCAGCGTTTAGGAGAAAGCATTGGATCTGACCTGAACAACATTGCGGCTATTTATACCAGTCAGGGACGATATAGCGAAGCATTAGCACAGTATCAGCAGGCATTAGAAATTGCCCGTACGACGCAGGAACGGAACCTGGAGGCAGTGATTCTGAGCAACCTGGCACTGCTCTACGATTACCAGACGGACTACCCTAAAGCCTTTGAACTCTATCAGCAGGCACTTACGATTCGTCAGGCGATCGGCAGTCGCAGCGGTGAAATTAGCGATCTGACTGGAATTGGCTGGCTGCACTATAACCTGGGACAATATGACAAAGCCCTCGAACTCTATCAGCAGGCGTTACAGGTGAGCCGCGAAATTGGCAGACGCTCCAGCGAAATGAATATCCTGGGGGCGATCGCTGCTGTCTACCGTCAACAGGAAAACCTGCCGAAGGCTCTGGAAACCTATCAGCAGGCACTCTCGATCGCCCGCGAAATGGGTGCGGTTGCCGCCGAAACTGCACTCCTTCAGGCAATTGGACGGGTGTATGAGCAGCAGGGTAAACCGCAGGAGGCGATCGCTTTACTGGAACGGGCACTCAAGACGCAGCAGGAGATCGGCGTTTTGCCCAATCAGGGAGCCACGCTAAACGCACTGGGATTAGCCTATGCGCGTCAGGGCAAGATTGAACAAGCGATCGAAGCCCTTCAGCAATCTTTGGTGATTGCGCGACAAATCGAGAATCCTACAGCCGAAGCACAGACACTCGCCGATCTGGGTCAAATTTTGTCGCAGCGCAATCAGCCGGAACTGGCGATCGTCTTTTACAAACAGTCGGTTAATATCACAGAGGAAATTCGTGGTCGTCTGCGAACCCTGCCCCGCGACCAGCAGCAGTCCTATGTGGAAACGATGAGCGATCGCTACCGCCAGCTTGCCGATCTACTATTGCAGGAAAATCGTGTACTGGAAGCGCAGCGAGTCCTGGATTTACTCAAAGTGCAGGAACTCGATGATTATCTGCAAGATGTGCAGCGCAGCGGAGAAACGGAATCGGGCGTAGACTATTGGCGACCGGAACAGCGAATTCTCGAACTGTATCAAACCGCTGTACGGGACGGGGAAGAACTGGCACGATTGCAGGAAAAAGCGCGATCGAGTCAGTTGACCCCAGAGGAACAAAAGCGGCTGACAGAACTGAACGATCGCCAGGGCGATATCCTCAACAGCTTTTATGAGTTCATCGACTCTTCGGAAGTCCAGACGGCGATTCAGCAGCTTCAGCAAACCGCACGTGGACAGGGAATTGAACTGGAACAGTTGCAGGCACTTCAGGAAAACCTGCGAAACCTGAATCAGAATGCCGTCCTCCTGTATCCCTTAATTCTGGAAGATCGGTTAGAACTGGTGCTGGTCACGCCCAATGCTCCCCCCATGCGTCAGCCTGTTGAAGTTTCTGCGATCGAGCTAAACCGCCTGATTGTGCAGATGGGACAGGCATTGAAAGATCCCACCAGCAACATCCAGCCGATCGCCCAACAGCTTTATCGTTATCTCATTGAACCAATCGAATCCCAACTTCAAGCCGCGAACGCTAGAACGATTATCTATGCCCCTGATGGCGCACTGCGCTACCTTCCCCTCACTGCTCTGCACGACGGCAACAAATGGCTGGCAGAACGCTTTGCCGTCACCCACATTACCGCCGCATCCCTCACCGATTTCGACGCTCAGCCCACCTATCGTCAAACCAATGCCTTCAGTATTCTGGCAGCAGCCTGTGTGCAGTGTAGCTTTACCTTCCCCGTCGGCGATCGATCGTTCCAGTTTCGCGATCTGCCCTACGCCGGAACCGAAGTAGAAACCCTAGCCGCCACCGTTCCTGGCACAGAAGTTGTCCTGAATCAGGCATTTAATCCCAGCATTGTGCCGCAGATGCGCCTCTTCCCGATCGTTCATCTGGCAACCCATGCCGCCTTTGTGCAGGGACAGCCGGACGAATCGTTTATTGTGCTGGGCGATGGTCAAAGAATGACGACCAGGGATATCCGCCGCTGGAATATCACCAATACGGATTTAGTGGTGCTGAGTGCCTGCGAAACCGCAGTGGGAGAAGCCGAACTGGGCAGCGGCATTGAAATTTTGGGTTTTGGCTATCAGATGCAGCGAGCCGGGGCAAGGGCAGCGATCGCCTCTCTCTGGCAGGTGAGTGACGGCGGCACCCAGGTTTTGATGAACGCTTTCTATACGGCTCTGCAAAACGGCAAAACCAAAGCCGAGGCACTGCAACTGGCACAGCAAGCCATGATTACGGGAAACCTGACGGCGATCGGGGAAGCGCGAGGCACGATCGAAGTCCGCGATATTCGGACAGGTCTGCCGCCTGCTGTGAGCGATCGCCTGAGTCATCCCTACTACTGGTCGCCGTTCATTCTGATTGGGAATGGCTTGTAG
- a CDS encoding Uma2 family endonuclease: MTASPSRSIASRSDKPTAPPLRQWIPASWTEYAALRDAPVQERTQLFFNQESLWIDMGGEGINHSSFNSLLTGLLFVWAIQHSEQLYTVLSCCLLEKPKTQACAPDLVLYVGDDYPQWQEGELRLIDLNRLRVPNLVGEISDTTLATDLDEKKHLYAALKIPEYWVIDVRGRRVFAFELQNGKYDTCTHSQALAGLPIALLEQAIDRLATETNTRVAAWFAQQIAQLPA, from the coding sequence ATGACTGCTTCTCCTTCTCGATCGATTGCTTCGCGTAGCGACAAGCCGACTGCCCCGCCACTGCGTCAGTGGATTCCTGCATCCTGGACAGAGTACGCTGCCTTGCGCGATGCTCCGGTTCAAGAGCGAACTCAACTGTTCTTTAATCAGGAATCCCTGTGGATCGATATGGGCGGCGAAGGCATCAATCACTCCAGTTTTAATAGCTTGCTGACGGGCTTGCTGTTTGTGTGGGCAATTCAGCACTCGGAACAGCTTTATACGGTTCTTTCGTGTTGCCTGCTGGAAAAGCCAAAAACTCAAGCCTGTGCGCCGGATCTGGTACTGTATGTCGGTGATGACTACCCGCAGTGGCAGGAGGGTGAGCTTCGGTTAATTGATTTGAATCGCTTGCGTGTTCCCAATCTGGTTGGTGAAATTTCAGACACGACGCTGGCAACTGACCTGGATGAGAAAAAACACCTTTATGCCGCGCTAAAAATTCCTGAGTATTGGGTGATCGACGTGCGCGGCAGACGGGTATTTGCCTTTGAGCTACAAAACGGCAAGTATGATACCTGCACTCACTCTCAAGCCTTAGCAGGATTACCGATTGCCCTGCTGGAACAAGCGATCGATCGCCTTGCCACTGAAACCAATACCAGAGTTGCTGCTTGGTTCGCTCAGCAGATCGCCCAACTCCCCGCTTAA